Below is a window of Myxococcales bacterium DNA.
GGCGGTGACCCGGAGATCGCAACCGGAAACGTGCCCCGCGTGAACTTCCACGACACCGGCAATACCTATGTTTTCACCGCAGATTTGCCGGGGGTTCGCGAGTCAGACCTGAACCTGACCCTGAATCAGGAGGTGCTGACGCTCAGCGGTGAGCGCAAAGCGGACGCGCCGGAGGGTTACGCCGCGTATCGGCAAGAGCGCGGTGCCTATCGCTTCTCGCGCAGCTTCGCGCTGCCCGCCAAGGTCGACCCCGAGAAGACGGCGGCGGTGTTGAAGGACGGCGTGCTCACGCTGACGTTGGAAAAAGCGCCCGAGGTCAAGCCGCGGCAGATCGCCGTCAAGGTTGCCTGAGAGGAGAAGCCATGGCCAAAGACGAAAAACTCGAGAAACGATCCGACCGACCAACGCTCGCTCCACGCGTCGACGTATTTGAAAACGACCGCGAGATCCTGCTGCTCGCGGATCTACCCGGCGTGTCGAGAGAAGCACTGACGATCCAGGCCGATGGCGACGTGCTGTCGTTGGACGCCCGGCGCACCGGCGCGCCTGCCGGTGCCCTGGTTGCCGCGGAGTACAAACCGGTGGACTTCAAGCGGACCTTTGCCATCCCGCCCGCGGTCGATCGTGAGCGAATCGAGGCAAAGCTCGAAGCCGGTGTGCTGTGGCTGCATCTACCGAAGCGCGCCGCGCTGACGCCGCGCAAGGTCCCGGTGCGGGTGGCGTGACAGGGCGGCGGCTTGCGGGGAATGTCTCCCCCACCGCGCTTGTTCCACCGGCCAATTTCGCGACGGCAAGGCCGTCACGCTGCAGGCTGCCCTCGATGAGCAACCCTCCGACGTGCGGCGTGCCTTTGCGCCGGCCAAGGCCGACGCTCTGGACGGCCTGACCCTCGGGGAAATCACGCCGGGAGCTCGAGGCAAGTTGCGGCTGCCTGACGGCCTGCGAGCGGGCGCGCTGGTGGTCGAAGTGGAGCCTGGCGGCGCCGCGGCGCGCTCGGGGATGCGCGCGTCGGACGTCGTGCTCGAGGTGAACCGGGAAAAGCTCGCGGGAGTCGAGCGTTTCCCTCAGGCCTATCCAAAAGGCCCGAGGGCCGACTCTGCTGCTCATCTTCCGGGAAGGAGCCACGCTTTTCCTGGTGGTTCGCCGCTGAACGAAACACAAGCGAGGATAGCGGCGCCCAAGCGGGCGAGTCGGAGCTAGCATCTGCAGTCATGAGCACGCGCGACGGCCCTGGGCCGCCGGTCGCCCCGAAGTCGGGCGAGGCCGGGCCGTTCGCCGGATCCGCGGGTCCGTTGGGCCCGAGCCCGATTGCCCCCGGGCTCTCGTCGTTGGAGGTGAGTCCGACGCCCCCGGCAGCGGCCACGGGCAACGGCTCTGCGCTGCCGCGCATCTGCCCTGCTTGCTCAGGTCGTTATCCGGCGGACTTCCGCGTCTGTCCGCGTGACGCGACCCCGCTCGCCGATGCACCGGAGGACGAAGATCCGCTGGTGGGCTCGACGCTGGCCG
It encodes the following:
- a CDS encoding Hsp20/alpha crystallin family protein, whose protein sequence is MAKDEKLEKRSDRPTLAPRVDVFENDREILLLADLPGVSREALTIQADGDVLSLDARRTGAPAGALVAAEYKPVDFKRTFAIPPAVDRERIEAKLEAGVLWLHLPKRAALTPRKVPVRVA
- a CDS encoding PDZ domain-containing protein gives rise to the protein MRRAFAPAKADALDGLTLGEITPGARGKLRLPDGLRAGALVVEVEPGGAAARSGMRASDVVLEVNREKLAGVERFPQAYPKGPRADSAAHLPGRSHAFPGGSPLNETQARIAAPKRASRS
- a CDS encoding Hsp20/alpha crystallin family protein — translated: MFGYHRDFDRTLAIMDQLRRRMDGVFDDFGSGGDPEIATGNVPRVNFHDTGNTYVFTADLPGVRESDLNLTLNQEVLTLSGERKADAPEGYAAYRQERGAYRFSRSFALPAKVDPEKTAAVLKDGVLTLTLEKAPEVKPRQIAVKVA